The Leadbetterella byssophila DSM 17132 DNA window AACACTTTTTTAAATTTACCGGAGCAGGTGAATTTGAATGATGGCCGCTGGATCAAATACACCTATGACGGAGCCGGCACGCTCTTGAAAACGGAATACAGTAACGGTGAGTATTGGGAATATGTAGAAGGAGTAGTGTTTAAGAACGGGCAGCCTTACCAAATGGCCATTCCGGAAGGCAGGGCGGTTTATGAGTCCAACCAATGGAAATTGGAGTACGATATAAAGGATCATTTAGGAAACACTCGGGTCAGTTTCCGCGAGGGCGTTGGTGGTGCAGAATTGCAGACAAAGACGGATTTTGATCCGTGGGGAGTGAGGCTGAATGGGACGGGGACGGTGAATAGTTTTCAGAATAGGTGGGAGTTGCAGGGAAAGGAGAAGGAAAGCACCTTTAACCTCAATAGGGTTAATTTTGGGGCGAGACACTACAATGCAACATTAGGTAGATTTTTATCTAGTGATGCTCTCAGTGAAAAGTATTATGGACACTCTCCGTATAATTTTAGCCTTAATAATCCGATTAGGTTCATAGACCCAGATGGCAATAGTCCATTGGATATTGTGATTATAGGCACAGACCAAAAAGAATGGAGAGTAAAGACAGCTGGTGAAGATATTGTATTCAACGCTCCTTTTGCTCTTAAAAATAATGCTTCTCTAGATATTGGTGCTGGAAATATTGACCCCGGCAGGTTTGCAGTAGGCTTTACCGCCGAAGGATCTGTATCGTTTGGAGCAGGATTGGTTGGAGGTGTTGGAGTAGAATTGTCAACGGTTCAGTTTACCGATAAAACTTACGGCGGATACAATTATGTTTATGCAGGGATGCAAGGAAAT harbors:
- a CDS encoding RHS repeat domain-containing protein, translated to MNLNDGRWIKYTYDGAGTLLKTEYSNGEYWEYVEGVVFKNGQPYQMAIPEGRAVYESNQWKLEYDIKDHLGNTRVSFREGVGGAELQTKTDFDPWGVRLNGTGTVNSFQNRWELQGKEKESTFNLNRVNFGARHYNATLGRFLSSDALSEKYYGHSPYNFSLNNPIRFIDPDGNSPLDIVIIGTDQKEWRVKTAGEDIVFNAPFALKNNASLDIGAGNIDPGRFAVGFTAEGSVSFGAGLVGGVGVELSTVQFTDKTYGGYNYVYAGMQGNMSLGIQAAVSADVAGGVTIAYNNSDLPIKPIDYAGPSISVGVSAGAKFLAGGGVSAKYFDMRGSAKTGWQGVSMSVSTGVGVGGNLGSVTGSISNTWMVNDMQPTSQRSLSDRVFNRVNPVGSAIYTGAMSRVKR